The DNA region CTACCTCGTCGTGAGGCAGGCGTTCGACACTGCCACGGCGGCCGCCTGCCGGGCGGACCTGTGGGCCGCGCTCGCCGAGCGGGGCGTGCTGCGCGAGGACCCCGGAACGTGGACGGCGCCGCTCGTGCAACTGCCCTGCCCGGACACCGAGCCGTTCGCCGTGGCCGCCGCCTCGCCGAAACTCGCAACGGCCCACGACCGGCTGATCGGTGCCGGGCGGTGGACCAGGAGGCCGACGGTGGGCGGCGAGGTCCCGGTGCGGTTCCCGTCCGAGGACTGGCCCGGTACCGGCTACCACATCGAGGGCAACTGGTGGGGCGGGGAGGACCATTGGACGAACCTCCGCTCCCGCGGGCGCGGACTGACCGCGTTCTTCCTGTTCTCCGACGTCGGCCCCGAGGACGCGCCGACCCGGCTGCTGGTGGGCTCGCACCGGTTCGTCCCGCCGGTGCTGGCCCGGGCAGGGGAGGCCGGGATGTCCGGCTGCGCCGCCGTCGAGGCCCTGCAACCCTCGGTCCTGCACCGACAGGCCGTCCACGTCACCGGCCGGGCCGGCGACGTCTACCTGTGCCACCCCTTCATGGTGCACACCGCGACCTGGCCGCACCGCGGCGTCGCGCCCCGGATGATGGCCCAACCGGGGGTCGAGGTCCCCGACGGCTTCGCCGTGGACGGCTGGGACCCGTCCCCCGTCGCCCGCGCGATCGTCGAAGGCCTGGGACGGCCCCACTAGACCGGCCCGGGCGTCCCGGCGGCGCGGGCGTCGTACGCGACGCGGGCAGCGCGGGCGACGGCACCCCTGCTCGTCCTGTCCCGGCTCACCCTCGCCGTCGGCGGCCCGATCCACCTGGCCGGGCTCGCCGGGCTGCTGGGGCACGTCTCGCGACGCGCGCTCGCCGAGCGGCGCGGGCCTCGGCGGCTGGTCCGCTTCGGTGCCGCCGTGGGCCCCGCTGCTGCTCTCCCTGGTCTCGATACCGGTGCCGGCGGTGACCAGGGTGGAGCCGCTGTGGCGGCCGCCGGCCGCGGTGTGGATCACCGGCGTCAGCGCCCGCGGGCTCGGTCGGGCCGTCCCCCGTGTCGGCTCGCAGCGAAGGGAGACGGCGCGATGACCGCGCGGGATGACCGCCGCCCGTACGGGACCACAGAGGTACGAGGGTGCGTCGCCCCGCCTCTCCGGCTCGGCGGGTGCCCCGTCGATGCAGAACTCCGCCCGCACGACTTCGCCCCGTCGAGCCGAACCGGCTCGACGGGGCGAAGTCGGCAGGCGTCCGGGGTCACCCCGTGTGGGCGGCGCCGACCAGGTCGGGCAGCAGCTTCGCCGCGTTGGGCGTGCCGAGGCCGGTGATCGGGTCCCAGCCGGTGGTGGCGGAGTAGCCCGGCACCGTGGGGTCGGTGGTGTTGTTGCCGAGCGTCACGTCGTTGAAGTCGGCCGCGTAGGTGGCCGGGTTGGCGGCCAGCTTGTACAGGGCCGGGTTGATCTGGCCGAGGCCGCCGCCGTTGATCTGGTCCGCGATCGAGACCAGGCCGGCCCACTGCGGGCAGGACAGCGAGGTGCCGCCGATGTCGTACCAGCCCGTGCTGCACGGCGTGGCACCGCACTTGAGGCCGGAGGAGCCGTCCGGCGGCAGCGACAGGTAGACCAGCGCGCCGGTGCCGGGGGAGGCCTGCAGGGCCACGTCCGGCACGCCGCGCTTGGCGCCGATCGCGGTGGAGCCGGCGGGCAGCGCCGACTGGTAGCCGGGCTTGTCGAAGACCTGGCTGAACCCGCCGCCCGAGCCGCTCCAACCGACCTCGGCCGCACCGGGGTTGGCCTGGCACTTGGCCGGGTTGTCGGTGCTGTCCACGGTCCGGCCGCCGGTCGCGCCGGGGTCGGTGCACAGGAACGTGCCGCCGACGCCGGTCACCAGTGGGTCGGAGGCCGGCCACTCCACGGACGGGTACGGGAGGGTGGTGCCGCCCGACTTCACCGGGGTCTTCTCGGAGCCGGCCGAGCCGCTGTCGCCGGAGGAGCCGAGCACCGTGACGCCGTTCAGGGCCGCCGACTTGAAGGCGTGCCGCAGGGGCTCGATCGACTGGGGGCTGGCGAACGCGCCCTCGGCGGAGGCGAAGGACTGCGAGATGACGTTCGCCAGGTGGTTGTCGATCACGTACTGCTCGGCGTCCATCAGGGCGGGCAGGCCCTGGACGCCGAGCGTCTCGGAGGTGGGGGTGGAGACCAGCAGGACGTTGGCTCCGGGGGCCATCGCGTGTGCGGTCTCGACGTCGAGCGCGACCTCCAGCGCCCAGGCGGACTTGTCCTCCTGGCCGGTGCCCTGGCTGGTGGACGGCGGCGCGGTGGTGCCCGGCGCGCCCTGGACGTGCAGCTCGCTGAACGTCGGCATGCCGGGCTGGCAGGTCACGCCCTCCTCGCCGCACATCGCGTTGACGCCGAAGGCCTGGTCGAAGACGTGCAGGTCGTGCGCCATGGTGTCGCTGCCGTACGAGTCGAAGATCGCGATCGTCTGGCCACGGCCGTCGAAGCCGTTGGCGTACAGCGGACCGAGGTTGTAGGCGGCCCGGATCCCCTGCGGGCTGAAGCAGCGCCGGCCAGCCGACGCGCACTGCGCCTGGGTGGGGGGAGTGGTGCCGGTCGACACCTGGCTGTAGTCGGCCACCGCGGGGTGCACCGCCGGGTAGCCGGCGGCGGCGACGGCACTGCCGATCGTCGCCGGCCCGGCGAGCGCGCCGGAGGCGGCGAGGGCCAGGCCGCTCACCCCTGCCAGGAGTATTCGGCGCATGCTGGGAGCCTTCAAGTGGTCCTCCACGAGGATGGGTTGGGGGACATCGGCCGGTACCCGGGCCGGATCGTGCGACACCGGGTACGCGAGGGGGCTCCGGGACACAAGGTCACGGCCGGGCGAGTGTAGGTGCGGGAGCGGCCCGCCCTCAATGCTTCGTCTGAAATTCAGATCGATCTCTTAACTGCGCGTTAACGGCGCACCGAGCGGACCGTCGATCCCTCGGGCCCGTTCGAGTGAACGGCCGCCCGATCGCTTCGTCTACGGCCCGTCAACGCGCCAAGCTGGGCGGCGAATCCGTGGGAACCCCGCTGAGGAAAGGCCAGTCGATGACGCGTGCGCTGATCGTGGTGGATGTACAGAAGGACTTCTGCGAGGGCGGCAGCGTCCCGGTCGGCGGCGGCGCCGACCGGGCGCGGGCGATCGCCGAGCTGGTCCAGGGCCCCCAGCGGGACGGCTGGACGAAGGTGGTCGCCACCCGTGACCACCACGTCGACCCGGGCGGCCACTTCTCCGGGCATCCGGACTTCCGCGAGTCCTTCCCCGTCCACTGCGTGGTCGGCACCGATGGCGGCGAGTTCCACCCCGCCTTCCTGCCCGCCGTCGAGGCCGGCGCGGTGGACGAGGTCTTCTACAAGGGCGCCCACTCCGCCTCCAAGAGCGGCTTCGAGGGCTTCACCGCCGACGGCACCCCACTCGCCGACTGGCTGCACGACCACGGCGTGGACGCCGTCGACGTGGTCGGCATCGCCACCGACCACTGCGTCAAGGCCACCGCTCTGGACGCCGTGAAGGCCGGCTTCGACGCCCGCGTCCTGCTGGACTACACGGCGGGCGTCGCCCCGGGCACCACCGACGCCGCCCTCGCCGAACTCCACCGCGCAGGAGTCGACTTGACGGGCACCCCAGTCGTCCTCGCCTGAGCCGGACATAACGGAACGGTTTCGGAGCCCGTTCTCCCGGTGCCGAGGGGTTGACGGCGCCGGGAGGGCGGGCGTTTGCTGGCTGCGCTCGTGTGAACCTGTTGGGTTGTGGTTTGTTTTGTCGGTTTGAACGTTCAAACCGGGAAAGACCTCGCTGACCTTCGAGCGCACCGTCCCCTCGCCCCCGTCTCCGTCCGGCGCCACCCCATCAGGAGGAATGCAATGTCACACCTTTCCCGTCGCGACCTGCTCCGCGCCTCCGGAGCCGGCCTGCTCGCCCTGGCCGCCGGCGGCACGCTCACCGCCTGCGGTGGCTCCGGCCCGGGCGGAGGCCAGGGCGGGGACGCCGACACCGGCACCGTCACCGTCTGGTCCTGGGCCACGGCCGCCGCCGCCCTGCGCGCGGTGGTTCCGGCCTTCGAGAAGGACAACCCCGGCATCAAGGTCGACGTCCAGGACATCGGCAACCCGGCCATCTGGGACAAGATCACCGTCGGTCTCGCGGCCGGCGGACAGGGACTCGGCGACGTGCTGCACATAGGCTGCGACTACCTGCCCGGCTACCTGGAGAAGTTCCCCGGCGGCCTGGCCGACCTCTCCGGCTTCGGCGCCGACGCCCACAAGGACAAGTTCGCCAAGGGCCTGTGGCCGGTCGTCACCGGCAAGGACGGCCACGCCTACGCGCTGCCCTGGGAGGTCAACCCGCTCGGCTTCTTCTACCGCAAGGACTACTTCGACCGGGCCGGCATCGACCCCACCACCCTCGCCACCTGGGACGACCTGACGGCGATCGCCGACCGGTTCAAGGCCGCCAACCCCGGAATCTCCCTCATCGGCATCAACAAGGCCGCCAACCCCGACCCCGACCTGGACTTCGTGCAGTCCCTGATGCAGCTCCAGGGCGCCTTCTACTTCGACCTCCAGGGCAGGATCACCCTCGGCTCCGAGCCGGACGTCCGCGCCCTGACCACCCTCCAGCACCTGGACCAGGCCGGGCTGGTCGCCGACGCCCCCGGCAGCCAGGGCTGGGCCACCCTGATGAAGGCAGGCAAGCTCGCCGTCGCCCCGATGCCCGCCTGGGCCGCCCACTACCTGGAGGCCAAGTTCGCCGACCAGAGGGGCAACTGGCGCCTCGCCAAGCCTCCCGCCGTCACCCCCGGCGGCAGGCGCACCGCCCTGGTGAACTCCACCCACCTGACGGTCTCCGCCTCCAGCCCGCGCCGCCGCGCCGCCTGGAAGTTCGTCGAGTACGCGCTCACCCGCCCCGCCTCGGTGAACGCCATGTTCAACGCCGGCGGCGTCTTCCCCGCGCTCCTGGAGGCCTACGCCGACCCGATGTACGCCGCGCCCAGCGCCTACTACGGTGGCCAGTCCCCGCTGAAGACCTTCGCCGAACTGGCCACCGACGGCGGCGACCCCACCAACTACTCCGGCGACTACGCCCGCGCCCTCAAGCTCGCCAGCGACGCCCAGACCAAGGTCTTCCTCAAGGGCGGCGACCCCGCCACCGTCCTCCAGGACGCCGCCAGGCAACTCGCCCAGCAGACCGGACGCACCGTCGCATGACCGCCACCGCCCCGCCCGCCACTCCGTCCGCCGCTCTCACCGGGAAACCCGCCAAGGAGGCCGTACGGGCCCACCGCCGGGCCCGCCTGCGCCGCACCGCCCTGCCGTACCTGCTGCTCGCCCCCGCCCTGATCACCTTCGGCGTGTTCAAGGCCTACCCGGTCGTCGACTCCCTGCTGCTCTCCTTCAGCACCGGCTCCGGCACCGCCACCCGCGCCGCCGGACTCGCCAACTACCGCCGCCTGCTGGACGATCCGCTGTTCTGGACGGCCCTGCGCAACACCGGCGAGATCCTCGTGGTGCAGGTCCCGCTGATGCTGGGCCTGGCCCTGCTGATGGCCGTCGGCATCAACTCCGTCCTGGTGCGCTGGCGGGCCGTCTGGCGGCTGGGCGTCTTCATGCCCGCCGTCACCGGCCTGGTCGCCACCGGCGTGATGTTCGCCTTCCTGCTCAAGCGCGACGACGGCGCCGTCAACTGGCTGCTGGACGCCGCCGGCCTGCCCACCGTCGACTGGCTGGGCGAGCCGTTCTGGGCCCGGATGTCCGTCGTCCTGGTCCTGACCTGGCACTACACCGGCTACAACGCCGTCATCTACCTGGCCGGACTGCAGGGCATTCCCAGGGAACTGTACGAGGCCGCGATGGTCGACGGCGCCGGTCCGGTCCGCCGCTTCACCGCGATCACCGTCCCCGCGCTGCGCCCGGTGCTGCTGTTCACCGTCGTGCTCTCCACCATCGGCACGCTCCAGCTCTTCGACGAGCCGTACGTGCTGACCGGCGGCGGCCCGGACAACGCCACCCTGACCGTCTCCATGTACCTGTACCAGAACGGCTTCCGCTACTTCGACTTCGGCTACGCCTCCGCCATCGCCTACGCGCTCACCCTGCTGGTGGCCGTGCTCGGCGCGGTCCAGATGCGCCTGGTGGGGGACAAGGACCGATGATCCCGAACAAGCTCCGCGGCTGGCCGCTGACCTTCCTCCTGGCAGCCCTCACCGGCTTCTCCGTCGCCCCCTTCTACTGGCTGCTGATCTCCACCACCCGCAAGGACACCGAGATCTTCGACTGGCCGCCGCACCTGCTGCCCGGCGGGGGCCTCGGCGACAACCTGCACCGGCTCGACCAGAAGGTCGGCCTGCTCCGGGTCCTCGGCAACTCCCTGCTGGTGGCCGGGATCCAGACCGCCGGCGCGCTGGTCATCGCCCTGCTGGCCGGGTACGCCTTCGCCAAGTTCCGCTTCCGCGGCCGCACCCTGCTGTTCGCGCTGCTGCTCTCCACCCTCGTGGTGCCCGAACAGGTCATGCTGGTACCGCTGTTCAAGATGATGACGAGCTTCGGCCTGCTCGACTCCTACCAGGCGATCATCCTGCCCGGGCTGTGCGTGCCCTTCGCCGTCTTCCTGATGCGCCAGTCGCTGACCAGCCTGCCGGACGAACTCCTGGACGCCGCGAGGGTCGACGGCGCGGGCGAGCTCCGGGTGCTGTGGAGCGTCGTCGTCCCGGTCGTGCGACCGGTGCTCGCCGCGCTCTCGATCTTCCTCTTCCTGGGCTCCTGGAACCAGTTCGTCTGGCCGCTGATCGCCCTGCGCAGCCCGGACATGCACACCCTGCCGGTCGCCCTCGCGACCCTGTACGGCAACCAGGCCACCACCGACTACGGCGCGATCCTCTCCGGCACCGCGCTGTCCACCCTGCCCATGATGGTCCTCTTCCTGGTCCTCCAGCGGCAGTTCATCTCCGGCCTACTGGCCGGTGCGACGAAAGGCTGAGCAGCGTGACCGACATCTGGGAACCGCACGCCCCCGCCGCAGCCTCGGCGCTGCGCCCGCTGTCCGCCGAGGGGCTGGACCTCAGGGCGAGCGGAGCGGCCGCCGCCCGGGCGGTCGCCGACGGCGTGGTCGAAGTGACCGCGCGCGACGCGGGTCCGGTACGGATCGAATGGCGGGTGCCCTGCGTGGACGCCACCGCCTTCTGGACGCCCGAGCCGCGCGGCACCGGCGGGCTGCCCGCCGCCTGGAGCGCGCCGCGCCGCACCGGCCTCACCGCCGGCGCCCCGATCGCCGCGCTGGTCGGCACCGGGGACGTCGCGCTGTGCGCCTTCGCCGCCGACCGCCCCGACGTGCTGGCCGGGGCCGGAGTGGTCGAGGAGAGCGGCGAGTTCCGGTTCTGGGCCCAGGCCGACGGCGACCTCACCGTACGGATCGACACCTCCGGGCGGCACTTCGCCCGCTGCCTGGCCGACCTCGCCGCCTGGTGGGGCGCCGGCCGCACCGCCGACATCCCCGACGCCGCCCGCCGGCCCGCCTACTCGACCTGGTACTCGATGCACCAGGACGTCACCCCCCAGCGCGTCGAGGCCCAGGCCGCGCTCGGCAAGGAGCTCGGCCTGGACGTGATCATCGTGGACGACGGCTGGATGACCGCCGACCGCACCCGCGGCTACGCCCACTGCGGCGACTGGGAACCGGTCTCGCTGCCCGACACCGCCGCCCACGTCGAGCGGGTGCACCGGCTCGGCGTGCGCTACCTGCTCTGGTACGCGCTGCCGTTCATCGGCAAGGACAGCGCCGCCTTCGGGAAACTCGGCCATCACGCCCTCGCCGACGCCGCCCACCTGGGCGCGGTCGTGGCCGACCCGCGCCATCCCGAGGTCCGCGACTTCCTCGCCGACCGGCTCGCCCGCGCCGTCGAGGAGTGGGGCATGGACGGGCTCAAGGTCGACTTCGTCGACTGGTTCTCCCGCGGACCGGTTCCGGCCGCCGGCCCCGAGACGGACTGCGCGAGCGTCGACGAGGGCGTGGAGCGCCTGCTCGCCGCCATCCACCGACGGATCACCGCGGCCAACCCGGAGGCGATGGTCGAGCACCGCCAGCCGTACGTCAGCCCGGCCCTGTGGCCGTACGTCACCATGGTCCGCGCCACCGACTGCCCGCTCAGCCCGCAGGACAACCGGCAGCGGACCCTCGACCTGCGGCTCGCCGCGGGGCCCGTCCCGGTCCACTCCGACATGCTGATGTGGCACCGGGCCGAGCCGCCGGAGCAGATCGCCTGCCACCTGATCAACGTGCTGTTCTCGGTGCCGCAGGTCTCCGTCGACCTCGCCGCGCAGAGCCCGGCCCAGCGCGAGGCGATCGCCTTCTGGCTCGGCGTCTTCCGCGCCCATCTGGACACCCTGCAACTCGGCGAGCTGCGCCCGTCCCGCCCGGACCTCGGGTACCCGCTGGTGACGGCGGTGGGCGCGGGGACGGTGGTGGTGGCCCGGTACGCGGCCCTGCCGGTGGACGCCTCCGGCGACGACTGGCGGACCCTGCTGGTCGCCAACGCCGACGCCGACCCGGACGTCCGGCTGACCGGCGGCAGCGGGACGGCCGTCGCGACCGTGCGGGACGCCCGGGGGCGTATCGTCCGCGAGGGCGAGGTCGAGCTCGGCCTGGCCGCACCGATCCCCGTGCCGCGCGGCGGGCTGCTGACCCTGGCCCGCGCCTGACCGCGGCGCGGGCCTGACGCGGCTCGCCCGACCGACCCGCACACCTGGAGGACCGCATGCCCGCAGGAGCACCCCGGCCGCGCCGCGGCGCCACCACCATCGAGGAGGTCGCCCGGGCGGCCGGGGTCTCCCGGCAGACCGTGTCCAACGCGCTCAACGCCCCGCACCGGGTCCGCCCGGCGACGCTCGAGCGGGTGACCGCGACGATCCGCGAACTCGGCTACCAGCCCGACCAGTCGGCCCGCTCGCTGCGCAGCGGCGCCCGGCGCACCGTCGGCTACCTCGTCCCGGTGGACGACCCCCACGACCCCAACCCGCTGATGGCCGGCTTCCTGGAGGCCCTGGTCGACGCGGCCGGGGAGCAGGGCCTGCGGGTACTGCTGTTCCGCCCGCCCCGGGGAGCGGCGGACCCGGCGGCCGCCATCGACGAGCTGGTGGCGGCCCGCCAGGTGGACGGGCTGGTGCTGGCGGACGTGCTGGCCGAGGACGCCCGGATCGACCACGTCGCCCGGCTCGGCGTCCCGTTCGTCGCCTTCGGCCGGACCGGGCCCGCGCAGCCGCAGCACTGGGTGGACATCGCCAACGACGCGGCGATGGCCGCCGTGGTGCGCCACCTCGCGGCGCTCGGCCACCGGCGGATCGGGTACCTCGGGGCCGCCGAGGACCTGCCGTGGATGGCCGCGCGCCGGGCGGGCTTCCTGGCCGAGGCGCGCCGACTGGGCCTGTCCGCGGTCATGCCGCCCCGCCCGGGGCCGGCGGCCGTCCGGGCGCTGCTGCGCGGGCCGGAGCGGCCGACGGCCGTCGCGGCGGGCAGCGACCTGCTGGCGCTGGACGCGTACGAGGCGGTGCGGGCGGAAGGGCTGACGGTCGGGCCGGGCGGGGTCGCGGTCACCGGCTTCCACGACACGCCGCTCTGCCGCCACCTGCACCCGGCGCTCACCTCGGTGCGGCTGCCGTTGGGGACGATCGCCGCCGCGCTGGTGGGGCGGCTGCTCGACCAGGTGCGCGGGGCCGAGGCGCCCCCGGAGGGGCTGGAGGTGCCCACCGAGCTGGTGGTACGGGGGAGTTCGGGATCCGCACCGGCGCCGGGTGGTTCTTCCGGACCCGGGGTCCAGCCGGGCCTGGTAGCGCCCCGGCGCCCGCCGCGAGGGTGGGTGCCATGAACTCCACCTCCCACCCCACCGTCCTCATCACCGGCGGCACCAGCGGAATGGGCCTGGCCACCGCCCGCCTCCTCCTCACCACCGGCGCCCGGGTCGTGATCACCGGCCGTTCCGAAACCCGCCTCACCCGTGCCGCCGAGGAACTCGACGCCGGCGACCGCCTGCTCGCCGTCCGCGCCGACGCCACGGCGCCCGCCGACCTCGCCCGCCTCACCGCCACCGTCCGTGAGCGGTACGGCAAGCTCGACGGCGTCTTCGCCAACGCGGGAGTCGCCGGCTTCCAGCCGGTGCAGGACGTCGGCGAGGCCGACTTCGCCCGGATCGTCGACACCAACCTCAAGGGTGTCTTCTTCACGGTTCAGCACGCCCTGCCCCTGCTGGACGCGGCGGGCGGCGGCTCCGTCGTCCTCAACGCCTCCTGGACCCCGCACCGCGGCCTCCCCGGCGCGGCCGCCTACGCGGCGAGCAAGGCGGGCGTCCTCAGCCTCGCCCGCACCCTCGGCGCCGAACTGGCCGGGCGCGGCGTCCGGGTCAACTCCGTCAGCCCCGGCTACATCGTCACCGAGATGTTCCACGCCGCCGTCCCCGACCCGGCCGACCACGACCCGCTCCGCGCCCAGGTCCCGCTCGGGCGGCTGGGGCGGGCCGAGGACGTCGCGGAGACCGTCGCCTTCCTGCTCTCCGAGCGGTCCTCGTACATCACCGGGCAGGACATCGTGATCGACGGCGGCCTCGTCCCGGCCTTCCCCTCGCTCGCCGGCTGAGGCCGTGCCCGTGCCTGGTCCTGACGGGACCAGGCACGGCGGCGCCCGGCAGGCCAGAATCGTTCCCGTGAACCCGACCACCGCCCTCAGCGAATTCCTCCGCACCCGCCGCGCCCGCCTCCAGCCCGAGGACGTCGACCTCCCCGACTACGGCGGCCGACGCCGGGTCGCCGGCCTGCGCCGCGAGGAACTCGCCCACCTGGCCGGAGTCAGCGTCGACTACTACACCCGCCTCGAACAGGGCCGCGTCGGCAACCCCTCCGACGCCGTCCTCGACGCCGTCGCCCGAGCCCTGCGGCTGGCCCCCGACGAGTCCGGCCACCTCCACCGCCTCGCCCGCCCGGCCGGCCGCACCCGCCGCCGCGCCACCACCCGCCAGCAGCCCCGCCCCTCGCTGCTGCGGCTGCTCGACCAACTCGACCACACCCCGGCGATGGTGATGGGCCACCGGATGGACATCCTCGCCTGGAACCGCGCCGCGGCCGCCGTCTTCGGCGACTACGGCGCCCTCCCGCCCGAACACCGCAACATCGCCCGCATCACCTTCCTCGACCCGGCCTCCCGCGACCTCTTCGCCGACTGGACCACCTGCGCCAGGGAGAACGTCGCCTTCCTCCACCTGGAAGCCGGCCGCCGCCCCGACGACCCCCACCTCGCCGAACTCATCGGCCAACTCTGCCTCGGCAGCCCGGACTTCAACACCATCTGGGCCCAACACCCGGTCGCCGACAAGACCTCCGGCCGCAAACTCTTCCACCACCCCGTCGTCGGCCTCCTCGACCTCGCCTACGACACCCTCCGCCCCGCCGACGACCCCGACCAGG from Kitasatospora cathayae includes:
- a CDS encoding phytanoyl-CoA dioxygenase family protein — protein: MDVNGFVTDGYLVVRQAFDTATAAACRADLWAALAERGVLREDPGTWTAPLVQLPCPDTEPFAVAAASPKLATAHDRLIGAGRWTRRPTVGGEVPVRFPSEDWPGTGYHIEGNWWGGEDHWTNLRSRGRGLTAFFLFSDVGPEDAPTRLLVGSHRFVPPVLARAGEAGMSGCAAVEALQPSVLHRQAVHVTGRAGDVYLCHPFMVHTATWPHRGVAPRMMAQPGVEVPDGFAVDGWDPSPVARAIVEGLGRPH
- a CDS encoding S53 family peptidase, with protein sequence MRRILLAGVSGLALAASGALAGPATIGSAVAAAGYPAVHPAVADYSQVSTGTTPPTQAQCASAGRRCFSPQGIRAAYNLGPLYANGFDGRGQTIAIFDSYGSDTMAHDLHVFDQAFGVNAMCGEEGVTCQPGMPTFSELHVQGAPGTTAPPSTSQGTGQEDKSAWALEVALDVETAHAMAPGANVLLVSTPTSETLGVQGLPALMDAEQYVIDNHLANVISQSFASAEGAFASPQSIEPLRHAFKSAALNGVTVLGSSGDSGSAGSEKTPVKSGGTTLPYPSVEWPASDPLVTGVGGTFLCTDPGATGGRTVDSTDNPAKCQANPGAAEVGWSGSGGGFSQVFDKPGYQSALPAGSTAIGAKRGVPDVALQASPGTGALVYLSLPPDGSSGLKCGATPCSTGWYDIGGTSLSCPQWAGLVSIADQINGGGLGQINPALYKLAANPATYAADFNDVTLGNNTTDPTVPGYSATTGWDPITGLGTPNAAKLLPDLVGAAHTG
- a CDS encoding isochorismatase family protein, translated to MTRALIVVDVQKDFCEGGSVPVGGGADRARAIAELVQGPQRDGWTKVVATRDHHVDPGGHFSGHPDFRESFPVHCVVGTDGGEFHPAFLPAVEAGAVDEVFYKGAHSASKSGFEGFTADGTPLADWLHDHGVDAVDVVGIATDHCVKATALDAVKAGFDARVLLDYTAGVAPGTTDAALAELHRAGVDLTGTPVVLA
- a CDS encoding ABC transporter substrate-binding protein; this encodes MSHLSRRDLLRASGAGLLALAAGGTLTACGGSGPGGGQGGDADTGTVTVWSWATAAAALRAVVPAFEKDNPGIKVDVQDIGNPAIWDKITVGLAAGGQGLGDVLHIGCDYLPGYLEKFPGGLADLSGFGADAHKDKFAKGLWPVVTGKDGHAYALPWEVNPLGFFYRKDYFDRAGIDPTTLATWDDLTAIADRFKAANPGISLIGINKAANPDPDLDFVQSLMQLQGAFYFDLQGRITLGSEPDVRALTTLQHLDQAGLVADAPGSQGWATLMKAGKLAVAPMPAWAAHYLEAKFADQRGNWRLAKPPAVTPGGRRTALVNSTHLTVSASSPRRRAAWKFVEYALTRPASVNAMFNAGGVFPALLEAYADPMYAAPSAYYGGQSPLKTFAELATDGGDPTNYSGDYARALKLASDAQTKVFLKGGDPATVLQDAARQLAQQTGRTVA
- a CDS encoding carbohydrate ABC transporter permease → MTATAPPATPSAALTGKPAKEAVRAHRRARLRRTALPYLLLAPALITFGVFKAYPVVDSLLLSFSTGSGTATRAAGLANYRRLLDDPLFWTALRNTGEILVVQVPLMLGLALLMAVGINSVLVRWRAVWRLGVFMPAVTGLVATGVMFAFLLKRDDGAVNWLLDAAGLPTVDWLGEPFWARMSVVLVLTWHYTGYNAVIYLAGLQGIPRELYEAAMVDGAGPVRRFTAITVPALRPVLLFTVVLSTIGTLQLFDEPYVLTGGGPDNATLTVSMYLYQNGFRYFDFGYASAIAYALTLLVAVLGAVQMRLVGDKDR
- a CDS encoding carbohydrate ABC transporter permease; this encodes MIPNKLRGWPLTFLLAALTGFSVAPFYWLLISTTRKDTEIFDWPPHLLPGGGLGDNLHRLDQKVGLLRVLGNSLLVAGIQTAGALVIALLAGYAFAKFRFRGRTLLFALLLSTLVVPEQVMLVPLFKMMTSFGLLDSYQAIILPGLCVPFAVFLMRQSLTSLPDELLDAARVDGAGELRVLWSVVVPVVRPVLAALSIFLFLGSWNQFVWPLIALRSPDMHTLPVALATLYGNQATTDYGAILSGTALSTLPMMVLFLVLQRQFISGLLAGATKG
- a CDS encoding glycoside hydrolase family 36 protein, whose amino-acid sequence is MTDIWEPHAPAAASALRPLSAEGLDLRASGAAAARAVADGVVEVTARDAGPVRIEWRVPCVDATAFWTPEPRGTGGLPAAWSAPRRTGLTAGAPIAALVGTGDVALCAFAADRPDVLAGAGVVEESGEFRFWAQADGDLTVRIDTSGRHFARCLADLAAWWGAGRTADIPDAARRPAYSTWYSMHQDVTPQRVEAQAALGKELGLDVIIVDDGWMTADRTRGYAHCGDWEPVSLPDTAAHVERVHRLGVRYLLWYALPFIGKDSAAFGKLGHHALADAAHLGAVVADPRHPEVRDFLADRLARAVEEWGMDGLKVDFVDWFSRGPVPAAGPETDCASVDEGVERLLAAIHRRITAANPEAMVEHRQPYVSPALWPYVTMVRATDCPLSPQDNRQRTLDLRLAAGPVPVHSDMLMWHRAEPPEQIACHLINVLFSVPQVSVDLAAQSPAQREAIAFWLGVFRAHLDTLQLGELRPSRPDLGYPLVTAVGAGTVVVARYAALPVDASGDDWRTLLVANADADPDVRLTGGSGTAVATVRDARGRIVREGEVELGLAAPIPVPRGGLLTLARA
- a CDS encoding LacI family DNA-binding transcriptional regulator; protein product: MPAGAPRPRRGATTIEEVARAAGVSRQTVSNALNAPHRVRPATLERVTATIRELGYQPDQSARSLRSGARRTVGYLVPVDDPHDPNPLMAGFLEALVDAAGEQGLRVLLFRPPRGAADPAAAIDELVAARQVDGLVLADVLAEDARIDHVARLGVPFVAFGRTGPAQPQHWVDIANDAAMAAVVRHLAALGHRRIGYLGAAEDLPWMAARRAGFLAEARRLGLSAVMPPRPGPAAVRALLRGPERPTAVAAGSDLLALDAYEAVRAEGLTVGPGGVAVTGFHDTPLCRHLHPALTSVRLPLGTIAAALVGRLLDQVRGAEAPPEGLEVPTELVVRGSSGSAPAPGGSSGPGVQPGLVAPRRPPRGWVP
- a CDS encoding SDR family NAD(P)-dependent oxidoreductase → MNSTSHPTVLITGGTSGMGLATARLLLTTGARVVITGRSETRLTRAAEELDAGDRLLAVRADATAPADLARLTATVRERYGKLDGVFANAGVAGFQPVQDVGEADFARIVDTNLKGVFFTVQHALPLLDAAGGGSVVLNASWTPHRGLPGAAAYAASKAGVLSLARTLGAELAGRGVRVNSVSPGYIVTEMFHAAVPDPADHDPLRAQVPLGRLGRAEDVAETVAFLLSERSSYITGQDIVIDGGLVPAFPSLAG
- a CDS encoding helix-turn-helix domain-containing protein, which codes for MNPTTALSEFLRTRRARLQPEDVDLPDYGGRRRVAGLRREELAHLAGVSVDYYTRLEQGRVGNPSDAVLDAVARALRLAPDESGHLHRLARPAGRTRRRATTRQQPRPSLLRLLDQLDHTPAMVMGHRMDILAWNRAAAAVFGDYGALPPEHRNIARITFLDPASRDLFADWTTCARENVAFLHLEAGRRPDDPHLAELIGQLCLGSPDFNTIWAQHPVADKTSGRKLFHHPVVGLLDLAYDTLRPADDPDQALITYTADPDTPSDDALRMLLSWAVSR